One part of the Musa acuminata AAA Group cultivar baxijiao chromosome BXJ1-5, Cavendish_Baxijiao_AAA, whole genome shotgun sequence genome encodes these proteins:
- the LOC103985115 gene encoding organelle RRM domain-containing protein 6, chloroplastic isoform X2, with protein MATGLLPAASLPPSSSSLRERRHPPDITSSTSSSSWFLSRFPSIRSSRSPWPSAATSRRRSGGFSVSCCLPPTPSTKLYVSGLSFRTTEESLRNAFQNFGQLVEVNLVMDRIANRPRGFAFLRYATEEESKKAIEGMHGKFLDGRVIFVEVAKPRSDVRQASRQTPERYRS; from the exons ATGGCAACGGGCCTTCTCCCCGCTGCTTCGCTACCGCCGTCATCATCATCTCTCCGAGAAAGAAGACATCCCCCCGACATCACCTCCTCCACGTCGTCTTCCTCTTGGTTCCTCTCCCGATTTCCATCTATTCGGTCTTCTCGCTCCCCATGGCCCTCGGCCGCGACCTCGCGGCGGAGGAGCGGCGGCTTCTCGGTGTCCTGCTGCCTCCCTCCGACCCCCTCCACCAAGCTTTATGTTAGTG GTCTTTCATTTCGTACAACTGAGGAAAGTCTTAGAAATGCTTTCCAAAATTTTGGTCAGCTTGTAGAAG TTAACCTGGTCATGGACAGAATAGCAAATAGGCCAAGAGGCTTTGCTTTTCTTCGTTATGCCACCGAAGAGGAATCCAAAAAGGCCATTGAGGGGATGCATGGAAAG TTCCTGGATGGGAGAGTCATTTTTGTAGAAGTTGCAAAACCAAGGTCAGACGTGCGCCAGGCTTCAAGACAAACTCCGGAGCGGTACCGATCGTGA